Proteins encoded in a region of the Vicia villosa cultivar HV-30 ecotype Madison, WI linkage group LG5, Vvil1.0, whole genome shotgun sequence genome:
- the LOC131601844 gene encoding protein HIRA-like isoform X1: MIAEKPLWVRHEGMQIFSIDVQPCGLRFATGGGDHKVRIWNMKCVSNDKTKVESSQKLLATLRDHFGSVNCVRWAKHGRYVASGSDDQVILIHERKPGSGTTEFGSGEPPDIENWKVAMTLRGHTADVVDLNWSPDDSTLASGSLDNTIHIWNMRNGICTTVLRGHSSLVKGVAWDPIGSFIASQSDDKTVIIWKTSDWSLAHRTDGHWAKSLGSTFFRRLGWSPCGHFITTTHGFQKPRHSAPVLERGEWSATFDFLGHNAPIIVVKFNHSMFKKYSSKAEEVKPVRAGWSNGANKTGGSKEPQPYNVIAIGSQDRTITVWTTSSPRPLFVAKHFFTQSVVDLSWSPDGYSLFACSLDGSVAAFHFDAKELGQRLSDAELDELKRSRYGDVRGRQANLAESPAQLLLEAASSKHTPSKKVVSNQQNQTIAKAYVDTRVGAKNVEPQVDHNKKSGGPVGDALNKITTTARVSSPVKQREYRRPDGRKRIIPEAVGVPVQQENISAAVQSQALDFPHVSTNHQMVTNGVVSVDDGVRATNLGGVLGRNSDIKERSGVTARATISESLVIEKVQAPSGRDGGINVEQLGSSTTTGSHATLSIRIFDKKGGEDSLPICLEARPREHAVNDTIGAGNASMMRETEIACTRGTQTLWSDRISGKVTVLAGNANFVAVGCEDGCLQIYTKCGRRAMPTMMMGSAAIFVDCDESWKLLLVTRKGSLYLWDLFNRTCLLQDSLDSLVASNPSSSAKDTGTIKVISAKLSKSGSPLVVLATRHAFVFDMSFKCWLRVADDCFPASNFASSWSLGSIRSGELAALQVDVKKYLARKPGLTRMTDDGVQTRAHLEAQLASSLALGSPNEYRQCLLSYVRLLAREADESRLREVCESFLGPPTGMTEGASLDKNLAWDPVVLGMRKHKLLIEDILPAMASNRKVQRLLNEFMDLVSEYEIADTNHDQRNPILLKTSSPITNLIESGPLPTYVNDTPEDAINNKDNNARVVKSRRNEANEHDQIVQDTPDQ, from the exons ATGATTGCTGAGAAACCTCTCTGGGTTAGGCATGAGGGGATGCAAATTTTCTCCATTGATGTTCAACCTTGTGGGCTTAGGTTTGCTACTGGTGGTGGTGACCACAAG GTTCGTATATGGAATATGAAGTGTGTTTCGAATGACAAAACAAAAGTCGAGTCTTCTCAGAAGCTTCTTGCAACCCTGCGGGATCATTTTGGGTCTGTCAACTGTGTAAGATGGGCTAAGCATGGAAGGTATGTCGCGTCTGGTTCCGATGATCAGGTCATATTAATTCATGAGAGGAAGCCTGGCTCGGGTACCACAGAGTTCGGAAGTGGAGAGCCACCGGATATTGAAAACTGGAAAGTTGCAATGACATTGAGAGGGCACACTGCAGATGTG GTGGATCTTAATTGGTCTCCTGATGATTCGACATTAGCTAGTGGGAGTTTGGACAACACTATTCATATATGGAATATGCGTAATGGCATTTGCACTACTGTTCTAAGGGGCCACTCTAGCCTGGTTAAGGGTGTTGCTTGGGATCCTATTGGATCTTTTATTGCAAGTCAATCTGATGATAAGACCGTCATTATCTGGAAAACTAGTGATTGGAGTCTTGCTCATAGGACAGATGGTCACTGGGCCAAATCA CTTGGATCAACCTTCTTCAGGCGACTTGGATGGTCTCCTTGTGGTCATTTTATCACCACTACTCATGGTTTCCAAAAGCCGAGGCATTCTGCCCCTGTGCTTGAGAGAGGGGAGTGGTCTGCAACATTTGACTTCTTAGGACACAATGCTCCAATTATCGTGGTCAAGTTCAACCATTCGATGTTCAAAAAGTATTCGTCTAAGGCTGAGGAAGTGAAGCCTGTGCGTGCTGGGTGGTCCAATGGTGCTAACAAGACTGGTGGAAGTAAAGAGCCGCAGCCATACAATGTTATTGCCATTGGAAGTCAGGATCGAACTATAACCGTATGGACTACTTCAAGTCCTCGTCCTCTTTTTGTCGCCAAGCATTTTTTTACTCAAAGTGTTGTTGATTTATCCTG GAGCCCTGATGGATATTCGCTTTTTGCCTGTTCTTTGGATGGATCTGTTGCTGCATTTCATTTTGATGCAAAAGAACTAGGTCAGAGACTCAGTGATGCAGAGCTAGACGAGTTGAAAAGAAGTCGCTATGGTGATGTGAGAGGTCGTCAAGCAAACTTAGCAGAATCTCCAGCCCAGTTATTGCTAGAAGCAGCTTCTAGCAAGCATACACCAAGCAAGAAAGTGGTTTCGAATCAGCAAAACCAAACAATTGCAAAAGCATATGTAGATACTCGCGTTGGTGCAAAGAATGTGGAGCCTCAAGTTGATCATAATAAGAAGAGTGGAGGTCCTGTTGGTGATGCATTAAACAAAATTACAACCACTGCACGGGTTTCTAGCCCTGTCAAGCAAAGGGAATATAGACGTCCTGATGGAAGGAAAAGAATTATTCCAGAAGCAGTTGGAGTGCCTGTTCAGCAGGAAAATATTTCTGCTGCAGTTCAATCTCAAGCACTTGACTTCCCTCACGTGTCTACTAATCACCAAATGGTTACCAATGGAGTTGTATCCGTTGATGATGGTGTAAGAGCAACTAACTTGGGTGGAGTGCTTGGCAGAAATTCAGATATAAAAGAACGCTCAGGGGTTACTGCTAGGGCTACGATTTCTGAGAGCCTGGTGATAGAGAAGGTTCAGGCTCCTTCTGGAAGAGATGGAGGCATCAATGTTGAGCAGTTGGGAAGTTCGACAACTACTGGTTCTCATGCCACACTTTCCATTAGAATATTTGACAAGAAAGGCGGGGAGGATAGTTTACCTATTTGTTTGGAAGCACGGCCTAGAGAACATGCTGTGAATGACACCATAGGGGCTGGAAATGCATCCATGATGAGAGAAACCGAAATTGCTTGCACAAGGGGAACTCAAACACTTTGGTCTGATAGGATATCAGGAAAAGTCACAGTTTTAGCTGGAAATGCAAATTTTGTGGCGGTTGGTTGTGAGGATGGATGTCTCCAG ATTTACACGAAGTGTGGGAGACGAGCAATGCCTACCATGATGATGGGATCTGCGGCAATATTTGTAGACTGTGATGAAAGTTGGAAACTGTTGCTGGTGACAAGAAAAGGGTCCCTTTATTTATGGGATTTATTCAACCGAACCTGTCTCCTTCAAGACTCGTTGGATTCTCTTGTTGCTTCAAATCCTAGCTCATCTGCTAAAGATACCG GCACTATCAAAGTTATATCTGCAAAGCTGTCAAAATCTGGTTCTCCTCTTGTTGTTTTGGCCACTCGTCATGCTTTCGTATTCGACATGAGTTTCAAGTGTTGGTTAAGGGTTGCCGATGACTGCTTCCCTGCATCAAATTTTGCCAGCTCTTGGAGTTTGGGCTCAATTCGAAGTGGTGAATTGGCTGCTTTGCAGGTTGATGTTAAAAAATATTTGGCCCGGAAGCCAGGTTTGACTAG AATGACTGATGACGGAGTGCAGACACGTGCTCATTTGGAAGCTCAGTTGGCTTCTTCTCTGGCTTTGGGATCCCCCAATGAATATCGCCAATGCTTATTGTCGTATGTACGCCTTCTTGCAAG AGAAGCGGATGAATCTCGATTACGAGAAGTCTGTGAAAGTTTCCTTGGACCTCCAACAGGCATGACTGAAGGAGCATCATTGGATAAGAATTTGGCATGGGATCCTGTTGTGCTT GGAATGAGGAAACACAAGCTCCTTATTGAAGACATTCTTCCAGCCATGGCATCAAATAGGAAAGTCCAGAGACTGCTGAACGAATTCATGGATCTCGTATCCGAATACGAAATTGCTGATACTAATCACGACCAAAGAAATCCAATATTACTCAAGACATCTTCACCTATCACCAATCTAATAGAGAGTGGTCCATTACCGACATATGTAAACGATACTCCTGAGGATGCAATAAACAACAAGGACAACAATGCTCGGGTGGTAAAGAGTCGCAGAAATGAAGCAAATGAACATGATCAAATTGTTCAAGATACACCAGATCAGTAA
- the LOC131601844 gene encoding protein HIRA-like isoform X2 has product MRNGICTTVLRGHSSLVKGVAWDPIGSFIASQSDDKTVIIWKTSDWSLAHRTDGHWAKSLGSTFFRRLGWSPCGHFITTTHGFQKPRHSAPVLERGEWSATFDFLGHNAPIIVVKFNHSMFKKYSSKAEEVKPVRAGWSNGANKTGGSKEPQPYNVIAIGSQDRTITVWTTSSPRPLFVAKHFFTQSVVDLSWSPDGYSLFACSLDGSVAAFHFDAKELGQRLSDAELDELKRSRYGDVRGRQANLAESPAQLLLEAASSKHTPSKKVVSNQQNQTIAKAYVDTRVGAKNVEPQVDHNKKSGGPVGDALNKITTTARVSSPVKQREYRRPDGRKRIIPEAVGVPVQQENISAAVQSQALDFPHVSTNHQMVTNGVVSVDDGVRATNLGGVLGRNSDIKERSGVTARATISESLVIEKVQAPSGRDGGINVEQLGSSTTTGSHATLSIRIFDKKGGEDSLPICLEARPREHAVNDTIGAGNASMMRETEIACTRGTQTLWSDRISGKVTVLAGNANFVAVGCEDGCLQIYTKCGRRAMPTMMMGSAAIFVDCDESWKLLLVTRKGSLYLWDLFNRTCLLQDSLDSLVASNPSSSAKDTGTIKVISAKLSKSGSPLVVLATRHAFVFDMSFKCWLRVADDCFPASNFASSWSLGSIRSGELAALQVDVKKYLARKPGLTRMTDDGVQTRAHLEAQLASSLALGSPNEYRQCLLSYVRLLAREADESRLREVCESFLGPPTGMTEGASLDKNLAWDPVVLGMRKHKLLIEDILPAMASNRKVQRLLNEFMDLVSEYEIADTNHDQRNPILLKTSSPITNLIESGPLPTYVNDTPEDAINNKDNNARVVKSRRNEANEHDQIVQDTPDQ; this is encoded by the exons ATGCGTAATGGCATTTGCACTACTGTTCTAAGGGGCCACTCTAGCCTGGTTAAGGGTGTTGCTTGGGATCCTATTGGATCTTTTATTGCAAGTCAATCTGATGATAAGACCGTCATTATCTGGAAAACTAGTGATTGGAGTCTTGCTCATAGGACAGATGGTCACTGGGCCAAATCA CTTGGATCAACCTTCTTCAGGCGACTTGGATGGTCTCCTTGTGGTCATTTTATCACCACTACTCATGGTTTCCAAAAGCCGAGGCATTCTGCCCCTGTGCTTGAGAGAGGGGAGTGGTCTGCAACATTTGACTTCTTAGGACACAATGCTCCAATTATCGTGGTCAAGTTCAACCATTCGATGTTCAAAAAGTATTCGTCTAAGGCTGAGGAAGTGAAGCCTGTGCGTGCTGGGTGGTCCAATGGTGCTAACAAGACTGGTGGAAGTAAAGAGCCGCAGCCATACAATGTTATTGCCATTGGAAGTCAGGATCGAACTATAACCGTATGGACTACTTCAAGTCCTCGTCCTCTTTTTGTCGCCAAGCATTTTTTTACTCAAAGTGTTGTTGATTTATCCTG GAGCCCTGATGGATATTCGCTTTTTGCCTGTTCTTTGGATGGATCTGTTGCTGCATTTCATTTTGATGCAAAAGAACTAGGTCAGAGACTCAGTGATGCAGAGCTAGACGAGTTGAAAAGAAGTCGCTATGGTGATGTGAGAGGTCGTCAAGCAAACTTAGCAGAATCTCCAGCCCAGTTATTGCTAGAAGCAGCTTCTAGCAAGCATACACCAAGCAAGAAAGTGGTTTCGAATCAGCAAAACCAAACAATTGCAAAAGCATATGTAGATACTCGCGTTGGTGCAAAGAATGTGGAGCCTCAAGTTGATCATAATAAGAAGAGTGGAGGTCCTGTTGGTGATGCATTAAACAAAATTACAACCACTGCACGGGTTTCTAGCCCTGTCAAGCAAAGGGAATATAGACGTCCTGATGGAAGGAAAAGAATTATTCCAGAAGCAGTTGGAGTGCCTGTTCAGCAGGAAAATATTTCTGCTGCAGTTCAATCTCAAGCACTTGACTTCCCTCACGTGTCTACTAATCACCAAATGGTTACCAATGGAGTTGTATCCGTTGATGATGGTGTAAGAGCAACTAACTTGGGTGGAGTGCTTGGCAGAAATTCAGATATAAAAGAACGCTCAGGGGTTACTGCTAGGGCTACGATTTCTGAGAGCCTGGTGATAGAGAAGGTTCAGGCTCCTTCTGGAAGAGATGGAGGCATCAATGTTGAGCAGTTGGGAAGTTCGACAACTACTGGTTCTCATGCCACACTTTCCATTAGAATATTTGACAAGAAAGGCGGGGAGGATAGTTTACCTATTTGTTTGGAAGCACGGCCTAGAGAACATGCTGTGAATGACACCATAGGGGCTGGAAATGCATCCATGATGAGAGAAACCGAAATTGCTTGCACAAGGGGAACTCAAACACTTTGGTCTGATAGGATATCAGGAAAAGTCACAGTTTTAGCTGGAAATGCAAATTTTGTGGCGGTTGGTTGTGAGGATGGATGTCTCCAG ATTTACACGAAGTGTGGGAGACGAGCAATGCCTACCATGATGATGGGATCTGCGGCAATATTTGTAGACTGTGATGAAAGTTGGAAACTGTTGCTGGTGACAAGAAAAGGGTCCCTTTATTTATGGGATTTATTCAACCGAACCTGTCTCCTTCAAGACTCGTTGGATTCTCTTGTTGCTTCAAATCCTAGCTCATCTGCTAAAGATACCG GCACTATCAAAGTTATATCTGCAAAGCTGTCAAAATCTGGTTCTCCTCTTGTTGTTTTGGCCACTCGTCATGCTTTCGTATTCGACATGAGTTTCAAGTGTTGGTTAAGGGTTGCCGATGACTGCTTCCCTGCATCAAATTTTGCCAGCTCTTGGAGTTTGGGCTCAATTCGAAGTGGTGAATTGGCTGCTTTGCAGGTTGATGTTAAAAAATATTTGGCCCGGAAGCCAGGTTTGACTAG AATGACTGATGACGGAGTGCAGACACGTGCTCATTTGGAAGCTCAGTTGGCTTCTTCTCTGGCTTTGGGATCCCCCAATGAATATCGCCAATGCTTATTGTCGTATGTACGCCTTCTTGCAAG AGAAGCGGATGAATCTCGATTACGAGAAGTCTGTGAAAGTTTCCTTGGACCTCCAACAGGCATGACTGAAGGAGCATCATTGGATAAGAATTTGGCATGGGATCCTGTTGTGCTT GGAATGAGGAAACACAAGCTCCTTATTGAAGACATTCTTCCAGCCATGGCATCAAATAGGAAAGTCCAGAGACTGCTGAACGAATTCATGGATCTCGTATCCGAATACGAAATTGCTGATACTAATCACGACCAAAGAAATCCAATATTACTCAAGACATCTTCACCTATCACCAATCTAATAGAGAGTGGTCCATTACCGACATATGTAAACGATACTCCTGAGGATGCAATAAACAACAAGGACAACAATGCTCGGGTGGTAAAGAGTCGCAGAAATGAAGCAAATGAACATGATCAAATTGTTCAAGATACACCAGATCAGTAA